Proteins found in one Lachancea thermotolerans CBS 6340 chromosome C complete sequence genomic segment:
- a CDS encoding 40S ribosomal protein uS17 (highly similar to uniprot|P26781 Saccharomyces cerevisiae YDR025w RPS18A or uniprot|P26781 Saccharomyces cerevisiae YBR048w RPS18B ribosomal protein), whose amino-acid sequence MSTELTVQAERAFQKQPHIFTNPKTKANRRTKRWYKNVGLGFKTPKTAIEGSYIDKKCPFTGNVSIRGKILSGVVVSAKMHRTIVIRRDYLHYVPKYNRYEKRHKNVPAHVSPAFRVEVGDVVTVGQCRPISKTVRFNVLKVTSTAGQANKQFSKF is encoded by the exons ATGTCGACTGAATTGACTGTGCAAGCTGAGAGAGCTTTCCAAAAG CAACCACACATCTTCACCAACCCAAAGACCAAGGCCAACAGACGTACCAAGAGATGGTATAAGAACGTTGGTTTGGGCTTCAAGACCCCAAAGACCGCCATCGAGGGTTCTTACATCGACAAGAAGTGCCCATTCACCGGTAACGTCTCCATCCGTGGTAAGATCTTGTCAGGTGTTGTCGTCTCCGCCAAGATGCACCGTACCATCGTCATCAGAAGAGACTACTTGCACTACGTTCCAAAGTACAACAGATACGAGAAGAGACACAAGAACGTCCCAGCTCACGTTTCCCCAGCCTTCCGTGTCGAGGTCGGCGATGTTGTCACCGTTGGTCAGTGCAGACCTATCTCCAAGACTGTTAGATTCAACGTCTTGAAGGTCACCTCCACCGCTGGCCAGGCCAACAAGCAATTCAGCAAGTTCTAA
- the FMP23 gene encoding Fmp23p (similar to uniprot|P38231 Saccharomyces cerevisiae YBR047W FMP23) — translation MFSRRLSSRFLCTSARLGSQAVSNRVIVPPASHFQQRTAASAKLAKKEYRQLPENCGYIENFYNELEQFSNDFLTSQLNKSYSDFDDCPEDLVFEIDKYIETRIIPRHSVSSAAKQDARGARPPIVCETVSDKLVIERFLDFSNGVKLTLRMNGGYTFIFDVMLQGKAAFDQFEAVRKC, via the coding sequence ATGTTTAGCCGTCGCCTGTCATCCCGCTTCCTCTGCACAAGTGCCCGTTTGGGCTCTCAGGCGGTGTCGAACCGAGTGATCGTCCCGCCCGCGTCACACTTCCAGCAACGCACGGCTGCGTCTGCgaagctggccaagaaggagtACCGTCAGCTGCCCGAGAACTGCGGCTATATAGAGAATTTCTATAACGAGCTGGAGCAGTTCTCAAACGACTTTCTGACGTCGCAGCTCAACAAATCGTACTCGGACTTCGACGACTGTCCGGAGGACCTTGTGTTTGAGATCGACAAATACATTGAGACACGCATCATCCCGCGGCACAGCGTTTCGTCGGCCGCGAAGCAGGACGCACGCGGTGCGAGGCCGCCTATCGTGTGCGAGACGGTGAGCGACAAGTTAGTGATTGAACGGTTCCTCGACTTTTCAAACGGCGTGAAGCTGACACTGCGCATGAACGGCGGATATACCTTCATTTTCGACGTGATGCTGCAGGGCAAGGCTGCGTTCGACCAGTTCGAGGCCGTGCGGAAATGCTGA
- the ZTA1 gene encoding NADPH:quinone reductase (similar to uniprot|P38230 Saccharomyces cerevisiae YBR046C ZTA1 Zeta-crystallin homolog) — protein sequence MIARLTGSYLPTRSISRLVEKVKMTPIPAVQKAVLIRETGGLDVLRYEQDFPVPKIGNNEILIKNKYAGINYIESYFRKGIYPSKKPYVLGREASGVVVAKGDAVTKFDVNDKVAYLSSNTFAQYTKISEAGTVSKVPQDSTDEQLKLYAGSLVQALTSLAFVREAYPVKKGDYILLYAAAGGAGLAFNQFLKKAGAHTIAVASTDEKLQLAKEYGAEFLINSSKDDVLARVLEITNGQGVEAAFDSVGKDTFETSLKALKRKGTLVSFGNASGPVPPVAINILTPKNIKLLRPSLFGYIATHEEWESYSSELFDLLHSGALKILISKTYPLEEYNQAAEQLESRKTVGKLMLEISQD from the coding sequence ATGATTGCCAGACTAACAGGTTCATACCTACCAACGCGCTCCATATCACGCTTGGTAGAAAAAGTTAAAATGACTCCTATTCCAGCGGTTCAGAAAGCTGTCCTCATCAGAGAGACTGGTGGACTTGATGTGCTACGTTACGAGCAGGACTTCCCCGTGCCAAAGATCGGCAACAACGAGATTctgatcaaaaacaagtaTGCGGGCATAAACTACATCGAAAGTTACTTCCGTAAGGGAATTTACCCTTCGAAGAAGCCATATGTGCTTGGCCGTGAGGCCTCTGGTGTCGTCGTGGCCAAGGGCGATGCCGTAACGAAATTTGATGTCAATGATAAGGTCGCCTACCTCTCGTCCAACACCTTTGCGCAGTACACCAAGATTTCCGAGGCAGGAACCGTTTCCAAGGTGCCACAAGACTCTACAGACGAGCAGCTGAAGTTATACGCAGGTTCGCTGGTACAGGCCTTGACGTCTCTGGCCTTTGTCAGGGAGGCATACCCTGTAAAAAAGGGTGACTACATTCTGCTGTacgcggccgcgggcggCGCGGGTCTTGCCTTCAACCAATTCCTTAAAAAGGCAGGCGCCCACACCATTGCGGTTGCTTCGACGGacgagaagctgcagctggCCAAGGAGTATGGCGCTGAGTTCCTGATCAACTCCTCAAAGGACGACGTGCTGGCCCGAGTCCTGGAGATCACAAATGGGCAAGGTGTCGAAGCAGCATTCGATAGTGTTGGTAAGGATACTTTCGAAACCTCCCTGAAGGCGCTCAAGAGGAAGGGCACACTAGTGTCCTTTGGCAATGCTTCGGGGCCTGTCCCCCCTGTCGCAATTAACATTCTCACCCccaagaacatcaagctATTACGGCCCTCATTATTCGGCTACATTGCTACTCATGAGGAGTGGGAAAGCTATTCTAGCGAGCTATTCGATCTTTTGCACTCTGGCGCTCTTAAAATTCTGATTTCAAAGACCTACCctcttgaagaatacaATCAAGCTGCCGAGCAATTGGAGTCCAGAAAGACTGTTGGCAAGCTCATGCTTGAAATCTCTCAGGATTGA
- the GIP1 gene encoding protein phosphatase regulator GIP1 (similar to uniprot|P32833 Saccharomyces cerevisiae YBR060C ORC2 Subunit of the origin recognition complex), whose product MAVRTIGPHQPLSTNCSSDVKRQEEKQAGSKRKQFRKWLHSLKEHAPSPDYRDEETVLIDIADSYLGFLDPLSYVPVLTTGEAAMLDCEKQSPSRTHSKRLREFLREHLKRRPSTHKDGRALQSRDQGPESSLNMSCSEANEAVVGDSPSQLDRPVCENEFTILKSEAVEGLAPIKQEDDSQGSRSADGLKEPCFILQQDEDAGQNSLKRTSDSPLADNSTESKRTCFEREPERNDDGFIDESSSVYSDVPSPEASICKTPPAVLTKPCEGNVTPSRGAGDDSNSAPLEDKLYVVIEKLKAAVHPRSSGSAKFEPADCSASSDKIASPVYEPTFIRVPTFRQSLRRMHARGLLEDVRNGTIKEEDLLKLAKREPESFNFRDAKFFEKDSEASGSSESSKSLESSRFYSVKFDKFSHLLMYDATKRFHSDRWGTLRSANLSTGSKGKAKPCPLLENAVYSKESIRSRKPILKCKSNTRAEVESLRAEDCDKVDVFAFLKFFEHHEAQRRSEELSLSRIREQQLTNYYANDHVYNSARSGSLKFAAVDFNRSKKATEINIGRELRGPDRRISSCPSMRDWDLGRKRRGDVSQHCY is encoded by the coding sequence ATGGCGGTGAGAACTATCGGCCCTCATCAGCCATTGTCAACAAATTGTTCATCCGACGTGAAGCGCCaggaagagaagcaagCTGGCTCTAAAAGAAAGCAGTTTAGAAAATGGCTACACAGTCTCAAGGAACATGCCCCGTCTCCAGACTACAGAGACGAAGAGACTGTTCTCATCGACATCGCAGATTCATATTTGGGATTTTTGGATCCCCTGTCGTACGTTCCCGTGTTAACAACAGGCGAAGCTGCGATGCTTGACTGCGAGAAGCAATCACCCAGCCGGACACATAGCAAACGATTGCGCGAGTTTCTGAGGGAACATTTGAAGCGGAGGCCTTCCACCCACAAGGACGGCAGAGCATTGCAGTCGCGAGACCAGGGCCCGGAGAGTTCGCTAAACATGTCCTGTAGCGAGGCGAATGAGGCTGTTGTTGGTGATAGCCCAAGCCAGTTAGACAGGCCAGTATGTGAGAACGAATTCACAATTCTAAAAAGCGAAGCTGTTGAAGGCTTGGCGCCTATTAAGCAGGAAGACGATTCTCAGGGCTCAAGATCCGCAGACGGTTTGAAAGAACCTTGCTTTATTCTTCAGCAAGATGAGGACGCTGGGCAGAACAGTTTGAAGAGGACATCAGATTCGCCGCTAGCGGATAACTCTACGGAATCTAAGCGAACCTGTTTCGAAAGAGAGCCCGAGCGCAATGATGACGGTTTTATTGACGAGAGCTCATCGGTGTACTCGGATGTCCCTTCTCCTGAGGCTTCAATTTGCAAGACACCGCCAGCAGTGTTGACAAAACCATGCGAAGGTAATGTAACACCTTCGCGAGGCGCTGGAGACGATAGTAATAGCGCGCCATTGGAGGACAAGCTTTACGTTGTCATagaaaaactcaaagctgCTGTCCACCCACGTTCGTCGGGTAGCGCCAAGTTTGAGCCCGCTGACTGTTCCGCATCTAGCGACAAGATTGCTTCTCCAGTCTACGAACCAACTTTCATTCGAGTTCCTACGTTTAGACAGAGCCTCAGAAGGATGCATGCGCGCGGGCTCCTCGAGGATGTGAGAAACGGTACGATAAAGGAGGAagatttgttgaagttggctAAAAGAGAGCcagaaagcttcaatttCAGAGAtgccaagttttttgaaaaggactCTGAGGCTTCGGGATCGTCAGAGTCTTCTAAAAGCCTTGAAAGTAGTCGTTTTTACAGCGTCAAATTTGATAAATTCTCGCATCTTTTGATGTATGATGCCACAAAGAGGTTTCACTCTGACAGATGGGGTACCTTGCGATCTGCCAATCTTTCAACCGGCAGTAAGGGCAAAGCTAAGCCGTGTCCATTATTAGAAAACGCGGTTTATAGTAAGGAAAGCATTCGATCCCGGAAACCTATCCTTAAATGCAAAAGCAATACCCGCGCGGAAGTTGAATCTTTGAGAGCAGAGGATTGTGACAAGGTTGACGtttttgcatttttgaagttctttgaacACCATGAAGCCCAGCGACGGAGTGAGGAGCTGAGTTTGAGCAGGATACGCGAACAGCAATTAACAAATTACTACGCTAATGATCATGTGTATAACTCAGCTAGGAGCGGGAGCTTGAAATTCGCGGCCGTGGACTTTAATAGAAGTAAAAAAGCTACGGAAATTAACATTGGCCGCGAGCTGAGGGGTCCTGATAGAAGGATTTCAAGTTGTCCTTCTATGCGGGATTGGGACCTTGGACGCAAAAGAAGAGGTGACGTCTCCCAACACTGTTATTGA
- the SES1 gene encoding serine--tRNA ligase SES1 (highly similar to uniprot|P07284 Saccharomyces cerevisiae YDR023W SES1 seryl-tRNA synthetase), which produces MLDITQFIEEKGGNPELIRQSQKARHASVEIVDEIIADYKEWVKTRFQLDELNKQQNKVQKEIGLKFKNKEDPKELLAEKDRIAAEKKKLSELEQKQDNDLKQKVFQVGNIVHPSVVVSNDEENNELVRSWKPENLSEVGTNASCSGKPASLSHHEVLLRLDGYDPERGVKISGHRGYFFRNYGVFLNQAMINYGLSFLASKGYIPLQAPVMMDKEAMSKTAQLSEFDEELYKVMDGDDEKYLIATSEQPISAYHSGEWFEKPQEQLPVRYAGYSSCFRREAGAHGKDAWGVFRVHAFEKIEQFVLTEPEKSWEEFDRMIATSEEFYQSLNLPYRVVGIVSGELNNAAAKKYDLEAWFPYQQEYKELVSCSNCTDYQSRNLEIRCGIKKMGDREKKYVHCLNSTLCATQRALCCVLENYQTEEGLVVPEVLRKYIPGEPEFIPFTKELPKNSTSNKKKGNN; this is translated from the coding sequence ATGCTAGATATTACACAGTTCATCGAGGAGAAAGGTGGTAACCCTGAACTCATCAGACAGTCCCAGAAGGCCAGACACGCCAGTGTCGAGATTGTGGACGAAATCATCGCAGACTACAAGGAATGGGTCAAGACCAGATTCCAGTTGGACGAACTCAACAAGCAACAAAACAAGGTGCAGAAGGAGATCGggctcaagttcaaaaacaaggaggACCCTAAGGAGCTGCTAGCCGAGAAGGACCGTATCGCGgccgagaagaagaagctcagcgAACTCGAGCAGAAGCAGGACAACGACCTGAAGCAGAAGGTGTTCCAGGTCGGCAACATCGTCCACCCCTCTGTTGTGGTATCCAACGACGAGGAAAACAATGAGCTCGTCCGCAGCTGGAAGCCCGAAAACCTGAGCGAGGTTGGCACCAACGCTTCCTGCTCTGGCAAGCCCGCCAGTCTCTCTCACCACGAAGTCCTGCTCAGATTGGACGGCTACGACCCAGAGCGTGGTGTCAAGATCTCCGGCCACAGAGGCtacttcttcagaaactACGGTGTTTTCCTGAACCAGGCCATGATCAACTACGGTTTGTCGTTCTTGGCCTCCAAGGGTTACATCCCTCTCCAGGCCCCAGTCATGATGGACAAAGAGGCCATGAGCAAAACCGCTCAGCTCTCTGAGTTCGACGAAGAATTGTACAAGGTCATGGACGGCGACGACGAGAAGTACCTGATTGCCACTTCTGAACAGCCAATTTCTGCATACCACTCCGGTGAATGGTTCGAAAAGCCTCAAGAGCAGCTGCCAGTTCGCTACGCCGGTTACTCTTCTTGTTTCCGTAGAGAAGCTGGTGCTCATGGTAAGGACGCCTGGGGTGTGTTCAGAGTCCACgcctttgaaaagattgagCAGTTCGTGTTGACTGAACCTGAAAAGTCCTGGGAAGAGTTCGACAGAATGATTGCTACCTCCGAGGAGTTCTATCAGTCGCTGAACCTGCCATACCGTGTTGTTGGTATCGTTTCTGGTGAGCTAAACAACGCCGCTGCTAAGAAGTACGACTTGGAAGCCTGGTTCCCTTACCAGCAAGAATACAAGGAGTTGGTTTCTTGCTCGAACTGTACCGACTACCAATCTAGAAACCTTGAGATCAGATGCGGTATCAAGAAGATGGGTGACAGAGAAAAGAAGTACGTCCACTGCCTGAACTCTACTCTTTGTGCCACCCAGAGAGCCTTGTGCTgtgttttggaaaactaCCAAACCGAAGAAGGCTTGGTCGTTCCTGAAGTCTTGAGAAAGTACATCCCAGGCGAGCCAGAATTCATCCCATTTACTAAGGAGCTTCCAAAGAACTCCACTTctaacaagaagaagggcaaCAACTGA
- the ATG31 gene encoding Atg31p (weakly similar to uniprot|Q03939 Saccharomyces cerevisiae YDR022C CIS1 Protein involved in microtubule assembly), with protein sequence MSSEANPPVLEPFTVTVVDRNVKHQVEGEPEEEGHPDHEVQGVMFATNVKYIFEDDQELLPEQEDPAIENVVIIEADESLRVTQVELISDQFKQVGYEVRDGNEVCIDALSRFETPRQLGNLPLEKLVQLYKLQNDQLHSLFNTL encoded by the coding sequence ATGAGCTCGGAAGCGAACCCGCCTGTCTTGGAGCCCTTCACCGTTACGGTGGTGGATAGAAACGTTAAGCACCAGGTTGAAGGCGAGCCGGAAGAGGAAGGCCACCCAGACCACGAGGTGCAGGGCGTAATGTTCGCCACAAATGTTAAGTACATATTTGAGGACGACCaagagctgctgccggAGCAGGAGGACCCTGCAATCGAAAACGTGGTGATCATAGAAGCGGACGAGTCGCTGAGGGTGACGCAGGTGGAGCTCATCAGCGACCAGTTCAAGCAGGTGGGGTATGAGGTACGCGACGGCAATGAGGTGTGCATCGACGCGCTCTCGAGATTCGAGACGCCGCGGCAACTGGGTAACCTCCCGCTGGAAAAGCTCGTCCAGCTTTACAAGCTGCAGAACGACCAGCTACATAGCCTGTTCAATACACTCTGA
- the FAL1 gene encoding ATP-dependent RNA helicase FAL1 (highly similar to uniprot|Q12099 Saccharomyces cerevisiae YDR021W FAL1 Nucleolar protein required for maturation of 18S rRNA member of the eIF4A subfamily of DEAD-box ATP-dependent RNA helicases) produces MSFSKDSDSKLKFKTSGKLKVSPTFESMHLKEDLLRGVYAYGFEAPSAIQSRAITQIISGRDVIAQAQSGTGKTATFTIGMLQVIDFKSRELQSLVLSPTRELAKQISQVVGNLGDYMNISAHACTGGKAMQTDTKKLTHGCHVVSGTPGRVLDMIKRRILNTRHLKMLILDEADELLSETLGFKQQIYDIFAKLPKSVQVVVVSATMSKDILEITKKFMSDPVKILVKRDEISLEGIKQYHVNVDREEWKFDTLCDLYDSLTITQCVIFCNTKKVVDWLSSKLLQANFAVASMHGDMKQEDRDRVMNDFRSGTSRVLISTDVWARGIDVQQVSLVINYDLPDNLENYIHRIGRSGRFGRKGVAINFITRDDAQGLKAIEKHYSVKIRPMPANLAELS; encoded by the coding sequence ATGTCGTTCAGTAAAGACTCGGACtccaagctcaagttcaaaacctcTGGCAAGCTGAAGGTTTCGCCAACATTCGAATCGATGCATCTGAAAGAAGACCTTCTTAGAGGTGTATACGCCTACGGTTTCGAAGCACCTTCCGCAATCCAGTCAAGAGCGATAACACAGATCATCTCAGGTAGAGATGTGATCGCCCAGGCCCAATCTGGTACAGGTAAGACAGCCACTTTCACTATTGGCATGCTACAAGTAAtagacttcaaaagccgAGAGCTTCAGAGCCTGGTGCTTTCGCCCACGAGAGAGCTGGCCAAGCAGATCTCACAAGTTGTCGGGAACCTGGGTGATTACATGAACATATCCGCGCACGCTTGCACCGGTGGGAAGGCGATGCAGACGGACACCAAAAAACTGACCCACGGCTGCCATGTAGTGAGTGGCACGCCAGGCCGAGTGCTGGACATGATAAAGAGAAGAATACTTAATACCAGGCATTTGAAGATGCTGATTTTGGATGAGGCCGACGAGCTTCTCAGTGAGACGCTCGGCTTCAAACAACAGATCTACGACATATTTGCAAAGCTACCGAAGTCAGTGCAAGTGGTGGTGGTGAGCGCCACCATGAGCAAAGACATCTTGGAAatcaccaagaagttcatgaGCGACCCcgtcaaaattttggttaAAAGAGACGAGATCTCACTGGAGGGCATCAAGCAGTACCACGTCAATGTGGACCGCGAGGAGTGGAAATTCGACACCCTGTGCGACCTATACGATTCCCTCACCATAACGCAGTGTGTGATTTTCTGCAACACCAAAAAGGTGGTCGACTGGTTGTCGTCGAAGCTCTTACAGGCCAACTTCGCCGTTGCGTCCATGCACGGGGACATGAAGCAGGAGGACCGGGACCGGGTGATGAACGACTTTCGGTCGGGCACCTCGCGCGTGCTAATTTCCACCGACGTGTGGGCACGAGGGATAGATGTCCAGCAGGTGTCGCTGGTTATCAACTACGATTTGCCCGACAACCTCGAGAACTACATCCACCGTATCGGGCGCAGCGGTAGATTCGGCCGCAAGGGTGTCGCAATCAACTTCATAACGCGCGATGACGCACAGGGCCTGAAGGCAATCGAAAAGCACTACAGCGTGAAGATTCGGCCCATGCCTGCGAACCTCGCCGAGCTGTCATAA
- the DAS2 gene encoding putative uridine kinase DAS2 (similar to uniprot|Q12084 Saccharomyces cerevisiae YDR020C Hypothetical ORF), which produces MPRIIVSIGGGHLTDIHKAILQIKDALLEAFVNTEVVLVDLDKSLKKGPLTHTDQDYDFKQVSARLCSAQDPNVWEAVLVCGAYALFDPTINELCHLKVFLDSDGDRRLIDLINRRSAKTPELLAALIKDYMENLRPEMHKYIEPTKAHADLIIPNSSENVGPAIIVDSIVKIVEDSKGGIVRPRKLFPHLDFQAESLDIEKEKYYDLS; this is translated from the coding sequence ATGCCTCGCATCATTGTTTCGATAGGTGGTGGCCACCTTACTGACATTCACAAGGCCATCTTGCAGATCAAGGATGCGCTACTTGAGGCTTTCGTCAACACTGAAGTAGTACTTGTCGATTTAGACAAGTCTCTGAAAAAGGGTCCACTGACGCACACAGACCAAGACTATGACTTCAAACAAGTTTCAGCGCGTCTCTGTAGTGCACAAGACCCCAATGTATGGGAGGCAGTCCTGGTGTGTGGTGCTTACGCGTTGTTCGACCCCACGATCAATGAGCTCTGTCATCTGAAGGTATTTCTTGACAGCGACGGCGACCGCCGGCTCATTGACCTTATTAATCGCCGTAGCGCCAAAACTCCCGAGCTTCTGGCTGCCTTGATTAAGGACTATATGGAAAACCTGCGGCCCGAGATGCACAAGTACATCGAGCCGACCAAAGCGCACGCGGACCTCATCATCCCCAACAGCAGCGAAAACGTTGGGCCCGCCATCATTGTGGACAGTATTGTTAAGATTGTCGAGGATAGCAAGGGCGGGATTGTGCGCCCGAGGAAACTGTTCCCACATCTTGACTTCCAGGCTGAGTCCCTGGACatcgagaaagagaagtaCTACGATCTTAGCTGA
- the TCM62 gene encoding Tcm62p (similar to uniprot|P38228 Saccharomyces cerevisiae YBR044C TCM62 mitochondrial protein (putative) chaperone) — protein MLKKAQWLCSRTVKTLHTPIYNASNLATRQSLLTYIAILEKVVHSASYSRSVLYAGKYKKLPQAISGNDTVRMNYMLKELLTSLQLSEAENPEQQRDPSRKLGKIGLQLFMACQQDNITALGTGLTKRLVECYNRYPSQDMAASIETSLSRVREFLKQNKLIIKDRGDIDQLVSKLASSEEDASTIQKVLLELNYELVSDEVIRVVRGRRTEDEIEVSKGWKFPSGLLDSNEPYKRSLQLSKNKLVAVNSESLVLVHDGTLREADKILPSLHYASKQQKSLVIVVNGDCIGDALAAITIHNNKCRRQGVPSQAIVLRYIARDHQGVELQENIDFLSFLKLPQGVGSVYSPEFSEHVPSTASAALFFGSLESLKATTGEAFLYNTQVGGQEIRNDALRTTVTLHVGGHSELEIDHRRAQLDHIMNNILCHGLAHGWVPSQGVALAKSVAVLQSGDSRSARSPGADVLTESLTLPLESAVTNLYAAHRFEASRLTAETIADPSFTTAYLPEKCSTVERGVVEPWSNIDKILAGVASFVKLAASCDVLVTRFFDKPKKND, from the coding sequence ATGCTTAAGAAGGCTCAATGGTTATGTTCCAGGACCGTTAAGACGCTCCACACTCCGATTTACAATGCGAGCAATCTAGCAACGCGtcaaagcttgttgacctACATCGCTATACTGGAGAAAGTTGTCCATTCTGCCTCTTACAGCCGGTCCGTGCTATATGCTGGCAAATACAAGAAGCTGCCTCAGGCAATCTCTGGAAATGACACGGTAAGGATGAACTACAtgctgaaagagctcttgACGTCGCTGCAGCTATCAGAGGCGGAGAACCCGGAACAACAGCGAGATCCATCAAGGAAGCTGGGCAAGATCGGCTTGCAACTGTTCATGGCTTGCCAGCAGGATAACATAACGGCACTCGGTACCGGCCTTACAAAGAGGCTCGTGGAATGCTATAACCGTTATCCCTCGCAAGACATGGCCGCGAGCATCGAAACCTCGCTGTCAAGGGTTCGcgaatttttgaagcagaaCAAACTTATCATCAAGGACCGCGGTGACATCGACCAATTGGTCAGCAAGCTCGCTAGcagcgaagaagatgctAGTACAATCCAAAAGGTGTTACTGGAGCTGAACTACGAGTTGGTTTCGGACGAGGTGATCCGAGTTGTCCGCGGGCGTCGGACTGAAGACGAAATTGAGGTTTCGAAAGGCTGGAAGTTTCCATCTGGCCTACTAGACTCCAACGAGCCGTACAAACGATCGCTCCAGCTTTCGAAAAATAAGCTAGTGGCCGTCAACAGCGAAAGCCTTGTGCTGGTTCACGACGGCACGCTGAGGGAGGCGGACAAGATCCTCCCGTCGCTACATTACGCTTCCAAGCAGCAAAAATCGCTGGTCATTGTTGTGAACGGAGACTGCATCGGTGATGCACTTGCTGCGATCACAATCCACAACAACAAGTGCCGCCGCCAGGGCGTGCCCTCACAGGCCATAGTGCTCCGGTACATTGCTCGTGATCATCAAGGTGTAGAGCTGCAGGAGAACATTGACtttctcagctttttgaagttgccCCAGGGCGTGGGTAGTGTGTACTCGCCAGAGTTCAGTGAACACGTGCCGAGCACGGCGTCAGCCGCATTGTTCTTTGGGTCGCTAGAGTCGCTGAAAGCCACCACCGGCGAGGCCTTTCTGTACAATACCCAGGTTGGGGGCCAAGAGATCCGCAACGACGCCCTGCGCACCACGGTGACGTTGCATGTGGGCGGACACAGCGAGCTTGAGATCGACCACCGCCGCGCCCAGCTGGATCACATCATGAACAACATTCTGTGCCATGGGCTTGCGCACGGCTGGGTCCCTTCCCAGGGAGTTGCCCTGGCCAAGTCTGTTGCTGTATTGCAGAGCGGCGACAGCCGTAGCGCTCGCTCTCCGGGCGCTGACGTGCTTACCGAGAGCCTGACGTTACCACTGGAGTCCGCGGTCACAAACCTATATGCAGCTCACAGGTTCGAGGCCAGCAGGCTCACTGCCGAGACAATCGCAGACCCCTCCTTCACCACTGCATATTTGCCGGAAAAGTGCTCGACGGTCGAACGTGGTGTGGTCGAGCCCTGGAGCAATATCGATAAAATTCTGGCTGGTGTAGCGAGCTTCGTAAAGCTTGCCGCCAGCTGCGACGTGCTCGTGACGAGGTTTTTCGACAAGCCTAAGAAGAACGACTGA